A region of the Halanaerobiales bacterium genome:
TGGGCAAATGGTAGTGGATTATATGCCTTAGTAACACCTATTGAAAGAATGTTGGATCTTCTACCAGAAGATAGTAATGAGGGTGAAAAATTAACTTCTCAGCTTAATAATTCAGAAATTAATTTAGGTGAAAAATTATCTAAAATAAATGCTCCTTTGATGGTTAGTGGTATGTCAGGTAGAGCTTTAGATAGATTGAAAAAAGATATGAGTGATTTTGATCTAAGAGTTGTTCCTGGTGGTGAGCAAAAACCTAGAAGTCAATCATCACGCAAAATCAAACCAGGAAGTGCTATTGCTGTTCAATTAGTAAAAGGAGATATAAATGTAAGTTCAATTGGAACTGTAACCTATATTGAAGACAATAAAATTATTGCCTTTGGTCATTCTTTTACTAATAGAGGACAGGTAAAATATCTTTTAAGTGAAGCTTATATTAATGCTACAATACCAAATGATCAGCAACCTTTTAAATTGGGGTCTACTATTGATAGAGCTTTAGGTACTATTAATAATGATCGTAATGCAGGAGTTTCAGGAGTAATGAGAGACTATCCAGAAATTATTCCTGTAAAAATACAGGTAAATGACAAAACTCGAAATAAAACTGATTTAATAGAAGTCCAGATTGTTAAAGATGAAAGATTATTTACATCTTTAACTACAGATATAGCTTTACAATCCATAGATAGTGTTCTTGATAGAATCGGAAAAGGGACAGCTAAGGTTGATTTTTCTATAATAGGAAGTGGATTACCGGAGTTTGAATTAAGTAGAACAAATACCTTTTACAGTAATAGTGATATAGCTGGTAGATCTTTGAGTGGTCTTTATCAGATTTTAGAATTAATTACAACTAATCCCTTTAAAAAAGTGGATATTATGAGTGTTAATCTAAATATTGATATTACTAAAAAAGATAATATAGCTTTTATAAAAGAGGTAAAAATATTAAATGAACATGTTTACCCTGGAGATAAAGTTGACATAGAAGCAACTATTCAGCCCTATCGAAAAGATGAATTCAAAAAAATATTTTCTTTAAAATTACCGGAAGATGTTGATCCCGGTATGAGTAATATTGTAGTTAATGGTGGTTTCACTGGCCAATCCTATCAGGGTACAGGTTATAATGAAAGTAATTATACTGCTGAAAATGGTGAAATGAAAGAAAATTCAATTCAGGGATATAAAAATTTAAGTGAGATGATAGATGCTTATTTGAGCACTCCAAAAAACAATGAAATAATAGTACAATTTTATCCTGGTTATAATCCACCACCTATGCCAATAAATGAAAAGCAAAATAATGAAAATCAGGGTGAAAATCAGGGTAATTTTGAAGATGGTGAAGAAGACCTGCCAGCAGAAGATAGAGAAGAAAAATCTATTGAGAATAAAGAAGAAAGTGCTGATGAATCCTCTGAAGCTGAAATAAAAGAACTTTATTCTACTGATTATGTGCTTGAAGGAAGTTTAAACCTTAATTTAGAAATAGAAAAGGAAAGTTCAGAAACAGAAACTAAATCTGAAATGACTGATACAGAAGAATAAAATTTCTGTTGATTTTAAGTTTCAGTTGGAGGAACTTTTATGGAAAAGAAATTCAGATGGAAAATAATATTAATTATATTTTTAATAATTATTGCAATTGCTTATACAGGTTATTTATATAAAAGTGATCTTATAGAAAACATAGAAGATGATTTAGTAGGTAGGATTGAGAAAAATTATGAAATAGAGATAAATTTTACCGAAGTTAAACTTTGGCCATTTAATCAATTGATTTTAGATGATTTAAAAATAAAAAAAGAGGATAAGACGATATTTTTGGCATCTGAATTAAAGATATATTATAATATTTTTGAAATTATTAAAGAGGGAAGGAACTTTGAGTTTAATAATCTGGAGGATTCTATAAATTATATAGAAGTTACTGAAGCTGATATAAATATAATTGATTTTAGTGATTTTCAGACTGAAGTAAATAAAGATAATGTAACTGAAAAAAGTAAGGATAATAGTCAGGACAGCTTTATACTCTCTCAGGAATTAAGAGAGGATCTTGCTGGCATTGAAATAAGCATCTTTAATTCTAATCTAAAAAGTGAAATAAATAATTATAATTTTAGTTTAGAAAAAATGGATGCTGAATTTGAATTTAAAGAAGATAAAATAGTTTTAAAAAATAAAAGTAATTTAAAAATAAATAATTTGAATATCAGGAATAATGAACTAAAAGATGTAGAATTTAATAATTTAGAATTACAGCTGGTTTTAGCTGCTAATAATGATTGGGAAATAAAACTTCATAGCAATTATTTTAATCTAACTCCTTTTGCAGAAACATTAGAAAAGAATGGATTTTTAGCAAATTTAAATGATAATATTAATATTACAGATATTAAAGGAAATCTTAAAGGCAGCCTGGAGATTAGGGGAAAAGAAGATAAAATTGAAAATTATAAAACTAAACTTGACTTAAAAAACTCGGCTGTATTTGTAAAAAGTAAAGATTTTTTTAATGAAAGCAAGCTAGAAAATATTAATGGAGAAATTTTATTATCATCTACTGAAAATAAGCTTATTTTAGATAAATTTAATTTTTCTTTGTATGAAAGTGATTATAGATTTACTGGATATTATAATTTTGATGATAATTCTATTAATGGTGATTTAGATTCATATAATTTTGTTTTAAAAGATATAGAAAAAGTTTTTACTGAAGTTAAAAGATATTCTCCTCGTGGTTCAGCCAGACTTTCTTTAGATATTAGTGGTGATCTTCGAGAACCAAAGGCTACTCTGGAGTTCTATTTAACTGAAGGGGAAATTGATAACCACAAAATATCTAATTTCAGAACAGAGGCTCGTTATAGAGATGGATTATTATATTTAGATCAGTTTGATATGTTAATAGATGAGCAAAATAATATTACGATTGATGGAATTTATAATCATTATCTAAAAGAATATAATTTTTCATTTAAAGGAAGAAAGATAAAAACTGAATTGATTAATAATTATTTAGAAAATGATAATTTAGCAATGATTAAAGGAAATTTAAAT
Encoded here:
- a CDS encoding SpoIVB peptidase S55 domain-containing protein, with protein sequence MRKRKYLIIIMIVLLFFTVKSSAADIMSLDKIHSGMEGSGYTVFQGTKVESFPVNIINVLENQGLNQDLILVKTSGEKMKEIGGIAAGMSGSPVYVDDKIIGAIAYSWANGSGLYALVTPIERMLDLLPEDSNEGEKLTSQLNNSEINLGEKLSKINAPLMVSGMSGRALDRLKKDMSDFDLRVVPGGEQKPRSQSSRKIKPGSAIAVQLVKGDINVSSIGTVTYIEDNKIIAFGHSFTNRGQVKYLLSEAYINATIPNDQQPFKLGSTIDRALGTINNDRNAGVSGVMRDYPEIIPVKIQVNDKTRNKTDLIEVQIVKDERLFTSLTTDIALQSIDSVLDRIGKGTAKVDFSIIGSGLPEFELSRTNTFYSNSDIAGRSLSGLYQILELITTNPFKKVDIMSVNLNIDITKKDNIAFIKEVKILNEHVYPGDKVDIEATIQPYRKDEFKKIFSLKLPEDVDPGMSNIVVNGGFTGQSYQGTGYNESNYTAENGEMKENSIQGYKNLSEMIDAYLSTPKNNEIIVQFYPGYNPPPMPINEKQNNENQGENQGNFEDGEEDLPAEDREEKSIENKEESADESSEAEIKELYSTDYVLEGSLNLNLEIEKESSETETKSEMTDTEE